The Bacillus sp. NEB1478 genome contains the following window.
CGCCAGGGATGTTTCGAGCAGATAACGCAACATAGTCATTGTAGTCTGCTGTAACAACTAGTGCTTTGCGATCTGCGGATAGATTTGAAAGTACTTGCATCATGTCCTTTGTTTTAGGCGCATCAAAAGCAAGTGCTTCTAAAACGATTAAATCGTTATCAATAACCTTAGAAGATAGCGCTGATTTAATAGCTAAACGGCGAACCTTCTTAGGAAGTTTGTATGAATAGCTTCTTGGTGTTGGTCCGAAAACCACTCCACCGCCAACCCATTGTGGAGAACGGATAGATCCTTGACGAGCACGTCCAGTACCTTTCTGTTTCCAGGGCTTGCGTCCACCACCAGCAACTTCA
Protein-coding sequences here:
- the rplD gene encoding 50S ribosomal protein L4, with the protein product MPKVALFKQDGTQAGDIELNESVFGIEPNKSVLFDAVIMQQASQRQGTHDVKNRSEVAGGGRKPWKQKGTGRARQGSIRSPQWVGGGVVFGPTPRSYSYKLPKKVRRLAIKSALSSKVIDNDLIVLEALAFDAPKTKDMMQVLSNLSADRKALVVTADYNDYVALSARNIPGVTVVTANGVSVLDVLNHDKLLMTKDAVEKVGEVLA